From a region of the Leptospira kmetyi serovar Malaysia str. Bejo-Iso9 genome:
- a CDS encoding glycosyltransferase → MANPEISVILPTYNERENVPILIPKIENALKNHSYEIILVDDNSPDKTWEVAEGLKTSHKNLSVIRRMEGRGLSSAVISGMSVAKGNVFVVMDADLQHDERILPELVAPILKNQSDVSVGTRYTNGGSTSDWSWIRKLFSVSATKLAMFLLPIPVSDPMSGFFAISRAYFQKTADQINPRGFKILLEFLHGSEQTPKISEIPFQFQSRQFGKTKLDGSVIRNYLIALLDLRFGKKISPTFLLYSLVGSFGVLVNLFGLLIGETFRFPEISTPFRFLNPLYSSVLFGIEISILSNFVLNNYLTFYEKRYIGIRILQGLVLFHLVSVLGLLIQISVFQLLYQRIFLLELNSSGLLVKFLSDSLAILAAMITNYFLNLNVTWKGSRD, encoded by the coding sequence ATGGCAAACCCGGAAATCTCCGTCATTCTTCCCACATACAACGAAAGAGAAAACGTTCCCATTCTCATTCCCAAAATCGAAAACGCACTCAAAAACCATTCTTACGAAATCATACTCGTGGACGACAACAGTCCCGATAAAACCTGGGAAGTTGCGGAAGGTCTCAAAACCTCGCATAAAAATTTGAGCGTGATCCGAAGAATGGAAGGAAGAGGACTTTCTTCCGCGGTGATCTCGGGAATGTCCGTCGCAAAAGGAAACGTGTTCGTGGTAATGGACGCGGATCTGCAACACGACGAAAGAATTCTTCCAGAACTCGTGGCTCCGATTTTAAAAAATCAATCCGACGTAAGCGTCGGAACGCGTTATACAAACGGAGGTTCCACTTCCGATTGGTCTTGGATTCGAAAACTGTTCAGCGTCTCCGCGACCAAACTTGCGATGTTTCTTTTGCCGATTCCGGTTTCCGATCCGATGAGCGGTTTTTTCGCGATCTCCCGCGCCTACTTTCAAAAAACCGCGGACCAGATCAATCCGAGAGGATTTAAAATCCTATTAGAATTTTTGCATGGATCGGAACAAACCCCGAAAATTTCCGAAATCCCTTTCCAGTTTCAAAGCAGACAATTCGGAAAAACGAAATTGGACGGTTCCGTGATTCGAAATTATCTGATCGCGCTTCTCGATCTTCGTTTCGGAAAAAAAATCTCTCCCACGTTCTTATTGTATTCCTTAGTGGGTTCTTTCGGAGTTCTCGTAAATTTATTCGGACTTCTCATCGGAGAAACGTTTCGATTTCCGGAAATCTCCACTCCGTTTCGTTTTTTAAATCCGCTTTACAGTTCCGTTTTGTTCGGGATCGAAATCTCGATTCTTTCCAATTTCGTTTTAAACAACTACCTCACCTTTTACGAAAAACGTTATATAGGAATTCGGATTCTGCAGGGACTTGTGCTCTTTCATCTCGTGAGCGTTCTCGGGCTTTTGATTCAAATCAGCGTGTTCCAACTTTTGTATCAAAGAATTTTTCTTTTGGAATTGAATTCTTCCGGACTTCTGGTTAAATTCTTATCAGATTCGCTTGCCATTCTAGCGGCGATGATTACGAATTACTTTCTGAACCTAAACGTTACTTGGAAAGGTTCTAGGGATTAA
- a CDS encoding SIR2 family NAD-dependent protein deacylase — protein MKEFLFEHKQKLKKITAIVGAGVSAESGIPTFRGADGLWKNFRAEDLATPEAFSKNPKLVWEWYLWRRNIIESKRPNAGHEALVLLEKSHPDFYLITQNVDGLHDSAGSKKLVEIHGNIFVNRCVSCGREDKKRIDADENSLPPKCDYCASFLRPGVVWFGESYDDQKLDASIQRMENTDLLLILGTSGSVSMPVYLAQIAKRSGALLLEINPERSSFSSSVDLFLQGKTGEILPELVQEILNVF, from the coding sequence ATGAAAGAATTCTTATTCGAACACAAACAGAAACTCAAAAAAATAACCGCGATCGTAGGGGCCGGAGTTTCTGCGGAAAGCGGGATTCCCACGTTTCGCGGCGCGGACGGCCTTTGGAAAAATTTCCGCGCGGAAGATCTCGCGACCCCCGAAGCGTTTTCCAAAAATCCGAAACTTGTCTGGGAATGGTATCTCTGGAGAAGAAACATCATAGAAAGCAAACGTCCCAACGCGGGACATGAGGCTCTGGTTCTATTAGAAAAATCGCATCCGGATTTTTATCTCATCACACAGAACGTGGACGGTCTTCACGATAGCGCCGGTTCCAAAAAGCTCGTCGAAATTCACGGAAATATATTCGTAAATCGTTGTGTTTCCTGCGGTCGCGAGGACAAAAAACGAATCGACGCGGACGAAAATTCTCTCCCACCCAAATGCGACTACTGCGCGTCTTTTTTAAGACCGGGCGTGGTTTGGTTCGGTGAAAGTTACGACGATCAAAAACTCGACGCGTCCATTCAAAGGATGGAGAATACGGATCTTTTGTTGATTTTAGGAACTTCGGGTTCCGTAAGTATGCCTGTGTATTTGGCTCAGATCGCAAAACGTTCGGGCGCGCTTCTTTTGGAAATCAATCCGGAACGTTCTTCTTTTTCTTCCTCGGTGGATTTGTTTCTACAAGGGAAAACGGGAGAAATTCTCCCCGAACTTGTACAAGAAATTTTGAATGTGTTTTAA
- a CDS encoding Ig-like domain-containing protein, with protein sequence MFTIRKVVVSILFFTWTLNCVTGDKNKLPFLAYLDLVGNSNSFFVSQITPGSGTSNIPLNTSIQVTFNAAFDSATITSSTFILHKNGVPIQANLTLSETSAVLTPNANLSSSTTYTVEIKKDIQSTTGKSLKEDLTWNFTTSALVDAVAPMLSLRTPSIGASLVPDNTSIQIAFSETVDCTTVDNSTFILKNDTTLVIEPSTVNCFGSNATLVPNNPLLPNTTYRVNVLSFISDLANNPILPQTWTFTTGAGPDSTPPSLSFSSPGPGATAVSVNTGISVAFSETIQCGTIAGNLTLDDNPMLPGLVAVNVSCSGTTASIVPTAALSYNTTYTVNVSNGITDLANNPTANTSWTFTTGTAPDSTAPTVTFTVPTNNAVGIGTNTIPTAVFSEPMLCASVNTASFRLKVQATGVYLLGSVNCFGTSATWTPNAVNPLLYNTTYTVEVNAGALDKANNPIVPISWDFTTGAGPDLTPPNVSFVTPTNGAAGISVNTGISIAFDETMSCGSILGLGSITLDDDPLTPATTIPLNITCNGNTVALAPTAALAYNTTYTAKISAAVTDAANNSIAPYTWSFTTGAAPDLIPPQVSLVSPSSGATNVAVNSNITVAFNETVDCSTLNFTINNGIGGTVNCSGASATFVPNVATPLNAGTTYTATIGAVKDLANNSMVAVPYTWNFTTGLGPDVTAPTVTIQNLRNNSVVESGFVIGTSNDDRSVALVEISIDSGAYAPATGTTNWKFQLPIGNTTWKSNSQHTIQVRIKDTSNNVATSPLITVRKGTNRDINGDGYTDLVAPEYGQGLVYIFHSSGSAGITIPSAQFASKIIVGTAASQFGKTVTMGDLNGDGYADVIVGAPKFQSAGTNNGRVYIFYSSGTIGITPTLAAFANNTLTGTNGTNDRFGDTLTTGDINGDGYTDVIVGAPSYNGSMGRIYVFHSAGATGIANVTVTGAGAGASSFKTGAAANERFGFSLASGNINGGNEDDIAVGAPGFNSGTGVDWGRIYMYYGSGAGLTAAVNTLTNNTGNPAVAGPGGAAQYGYTVAVADVSGDGYADVIAGAPFFIQVGNPNLNQQGRVTVFNSAGAGGVANANIGAAIRVYTGINAINGQFLGITLAVKDLDLDGRADVIIVSAAPGPNTVYVYMNSAASAAIRDTTAADVTMVTGALYGVNSLINGPGIPLAISDVNGDGLPDMLINGSETVRIYHSVGGATPITNNPAGANYVILGSALGGGIGGAASNSNEFGSGLY encoded by the coding sequence ATGTTTACGATCAGAAAAGTTGTAGTATCCATTTTATTTTTTACATGGACCTTAAATTGTGTAACCGGAGATAAAAACAAACTTCCATTCTTAGCCTATCTCGATCTCGTCGGAAATTCAAATTCGTTCTTCGTTTCCCAGATCACGCCGGGTTCGGGAACGTCCAACATTCCTCTCAACACTTCGATTCAAGTTACGTTCAACGCGGCTTTCGATTCAGCCACGATCACTTCTTCCACATTTATTCTTCATAAAAACGGTGTTCCGATTCAGGCAAACCTAACGTTGAGCGAAACAAGCGCGGTTCTTACCCCGAACGCAAATCTTTCTTCTTCCACAACGTATACCGTGGAAATCAAAAAAGACATTCAGTCCACGACCGGAAAATCCTTAAAAGAAGATCTAACTTGGAATTTTACCACCTCGGCCTTGGTCGACGCAGTGGCGCCGATGTTATCTCTGAGAACTCCTTCGATCGGAGCCAGTCTCGTTCCCGACAATACTTCGATTCAAATCGCGTTTTCCGAAACTGTGGATTGTACCACCGTCGATAACAGCACGTTCATTCTTAAGAATGATACGACCTTGGTCATAGAACCTTCCACCGTGAATTGTTTTGGATCCAATGCGACCCTGGTTCCCAACAACCCTCTTTTGCCCAATACGACGTACCGTGTAAACGTTCTTTCGTTTATCTCGGATCTTGCAAACAACCCCATTCTTCCCCAAACATGGACGTTTACTACGGGAGCCGGTCCCGATAGTACGCCGCCTTCCCTTTCTTTTAGTTCGCCGGGTCCGGGCGCAACAGCGGTTTCGGTGAACACGGGAATCAGCGTTGCCTTTAGTGAAACGATTCAGTGTGGAACGATCGCGGGAAATCTTACCTTGGACGATAATCCGATGCTTCCCGGCCTGGTTGCAGTAAACGTAAGTTGTTCGGGAACCACCGCTTCGATTGTACCGACCGCAGCCTTGTCCTATAACACAACCTATACCGTAAACGTCAGCAACGGGATCACGGATCTTGCAAACAATCCCACCGCAAACACGAGTTGGACGTTTACGACGGGAACGGCCCCGGATTCCACGGCCCCGACGGTTACGTTTACCGTACCGACAAACAATGCGGTTGGAATCGGGACCAACACGATTCCAACCGCGGTCTTCAGCGAACCGATGCTTTGTGCTTCCGTAAATACGGCTTCCTTTCGATTGAAAGTACAAGCGACCGGAGTTTATCTTTTGGGAAGCGTGAATTGTTTCGGAACCTCCGCGACCTGGACTCCGAACGCAGTCAATCCTCTATTGTATAACACGACTTATACGGTGGAAGTCAACGCTGGAGCATTGGACAAAGCAAACAATCCGATCGTTCCTATCTCTTGGGATTTTACAACGGGAGCCGGTCCGGACCTGACGCCTCCGAACGTTTCTTTCGTAACTCCGACAAACGGCGCGGCGGGAATTTCCGTCAATACAGGAATCAGCATCGCCTTCGACGAGACCATGAGTTGCGGAAGTATTTTAGGATTGGGAAGTATTACGTTAGATGACGATCCGTTGACACCGGCGACTACGATCCCGCTCAATATCACCTGCAACGGAAATACGGTCGCCCTAGCTCCGACGGCCGCATTAGCGTATAACACAACGTATACGGCCAAAATTTCCGCTGCCGTAACCGATGCCGCAAACAATTCCATCGCTCCTTATACCTGGAGCTTTACAACGGGTGCCGCACCCGATTTGATTCCCCCGCAGGTTTCACTCGTGAGCCCGTCTTCCGGTGCGACTAACGTGGCCGTCAACTCGAACATCACCGTTGCTTTCAACGAAACCGTCGATTGTTCCACCTTAAACTTTACGATCAACAATGGAATCGGAGGAACCGTGAATTGTTCCGGCGCATCCGCGACCTTTGTCCCGAACGTGGCAACTCCTTTGAACGCGGGAACCACCTATACCGCAACGATCGGAGCGGTAAAAGACCTCGCGAACAATTCCATGGTTGCGGTTCCCTATACCTGGAACTTTACAACCGGTTTGGGGCCGGATGTGACCGCACCGACCGTTACGATTCAAAATCTAAGAAACAACAGCGTCGTCGAATCCGGTTTTGTGATCGGAACTTCCAACGACGACCGTTCCGTTGCGTTAGTCGAAATCTCCATCGATTCGGGAGCTTATGCTCCCGCAACCGGAACCACAAATTGGAAATTTCAACTTCCGATCGGAAACACGACTTGGAAATCCAATTCTCAACATACGATCCAAGTGAGAATCAAGGACACCTCGAACAACGTCGCAACCTCTCCTTTGATTACGGTCCGAAAAGGAACCAACAGGGACATCAACGGCGACGGTTATACGGACTTAGTCGCCCCCGAATACGGACAGGGTTTGGTTTATATCTTCCATTCTTCCGGAAGCGCAGGAATTACGATTCCAAGCGCGCAGTTCGCGAGTAAGATCATCGTCGGAACGGCCGCGAGTCAATTCGGTAAAACAGTCACGATGGGCGATCTCAACGGAGACGGATATGCGGACGTGATCGTCGGAGCGCCTAAGTTTCAAAGCGCGGGAACCAATAACGGAAGGGTTTATATTTTCTATTCTTCCGGAACGATCGGAATCACGCCGACGCTCGCGGCATTTGCGAACAACACTCTTACCGGAACAAACGGAACCAACGATCGATTCGGAGACACTTTGACAACGGGAGATATCAACGGAGACGGTTATACGGACGTGATCGTCGGAGCTCCGAGTTACAACGGTTCGATGGGAAGAATATACGTTTTCCATTCTGCGGGAGCTACCGGAATCGCAAACGTCACCGTAACCGGTGCCGGTGCCGGAGCTTCTTCGTTCAAAACGGGCGCCGCGGCCAACGAACGATTCGGTTTTTCCCTTGCTTCCGGAAATATCAACGGAGGAAACGAAGACGATATCGCAGTCGGAGCACCCGGATTCAACAGCGGGACCGGAGTCGATTGGGGAAGAATTTATATGTATTACGGTTCCGGTGCAGGTTTAACCGCGGCCGTAAACACTCTTACAAACAACACCGGAAACCCGGCCGTTGCAGGACCGGGTGGTGCGGCTCAATACGGTTATACGGTCGCCGTTGCGGATGTAAGCGGAGACGGATATGCCGACGTAATTGCAGGCGCTCCGTTCTTTATCCAAGTCGGAAATCCGAATCTCAACCAACAAGGAAGAGTTACGGTTTTTAATTCCGCGGGGGCCGGAGGTGTTGCAAACGCAAACATCGGAGCGGCAATTCGAGTTTATACCGGAATCAACGCAATCAACGGACAATTCTTAGGAATCACCTTGGCCGTAAAAGATTTAGATTTGGACGGAAGAGCGGACGTGATTATCGTTTCAGCCGCGCCGGGACCGAACACGGTTTATGTTTATATGAACTCGGCGGCCTCCGCAGCCATTCGAGATACAACTGCCGCCGACGTTACGATGGTAACCGGGGCTCTGTACGGGGTCAATTCTCTGATCAACGGGCCGGGAATTCCTCTCGCGATCAGCGACGTCAATGGAGACGGACTTCCCGATATGTTGATCAACGGATCCGAGACGGTTCGAATCTATCATTCCGTGGGAGGAGCGACCCCGATCACGAACAATCCGGCCGGAGCCAACTACGTAATCCTCGGTTCCGCGTTGGGCGGCGGAATCGGAGGCGCCGCATCCAACTCAAACGAATTCGGATCGGGTCTGTATTGA
- a CDS encoding cellulase family glycosylhydrolase, whose translation MRKDKSAEGPKRIFWRTIFILWISTWIQGCDSNSSTNDSRAILPLALNQFGWNADAANNLRRNASSFFMTTQSSSLPLSTDGRYIVDSGQNRFRLKSVNWYGASDTQYVVAGLDKQPIEHIVSLIQEWGFNSVRLPFSNLMLHRTEPVSNESVAANPQFFGKTPLEVYDATVQALTSAGIIVILNNHTTFSEWCCGYDYNGLWYHTGSSFAYNQTVEMWQADWLTMIRRYKNNPFVAGADLRNEVRTMRKGDTHIPDSPNWGMNDQNDWHKASQDMGVLITQENPNILVVVEGINWWGLIPVLGSGERPHLKPIKDLPVHLPLSNKLVYAAHNYAYIGPNHNGDDSTSGNNIKYRDMDENTFKSTVFNEWGYVVTPETYYSAPVWLSEFGASPSNSGATDQEWLRRLTDVLIERDMDFAYWPLNGNDEWGLLSSDWSRTLKSDWRFQHLNRLLSTTGRSGAIHENHFSNLSIGGGNDNSSTLTNDWDNGANKGTCPDGYRLNGLSTNQKALCTDIGTGNLWNPNRNYNVQAVYETSTRYHGTGDWAGGFTKYECPTNFYVSGFSKRYWGTSGILCASSNRNLSNSCRTIWFDRGDNRTSVKRGDWAFGSYKGQCSDNEYVGGIAQRNGGASALLCCRINP comes from the coding sequence ATGCGGAAAGACAAATCGGCCGAAGGGCCCAAACGAATTTTTTGGAGAACGATTTTCATTCTTTGGATCTCGACTTGGATCCAAGGATGTGATTCTAATTCTTCTACGAACGATTCAAGGGCGATTCTTCCTTTGGCGTTGAATCAATTCGGATGGAACGCGGACGCGGCCAACAATTTAAGAAGAAACGCTTCTTCTTTTTTTATGACCACACAAAGTTCGAGTCTTCCTTTGAGCACGGATGGAAGATACATCGTCGACTCCGGTCAAAATCGTTTTCGGTTAAAGTCCGTGAACTGGTATGGGGCCAGCGATACTCAATACGTGGTCGCCGGTTTGGACAAACAGCCGATCGAACATATCGTTTCTCTCATACAAGAATGGGGATTCAATTCGGTGCGACTCCCCTTCTCGAATTTAATGCTCCATCGAACCGAACCCGTTTCCAACGAATCGGTCGCGGCCAATCCTCAGTTTTTCGGCAAAACTCCTTTGGAAGTTTACGACGCGACGGTGCAAGCGTTGACTTCCGCGGGAATCATCGTGATTCTCAACAACCACACAACGTTTTCGGAATGGTGTTGCGGTTACGACTACAACGGACTTTGGTATCATACCGGTTCTTCCTTTGCATACAATCAAACGGTCGAAATGTGGCAAGCCGATTGGCTTACGATGATCCGCCGCTATAAAAACAATCCTTTCGTCGCGGGAGCCGATCTTCGCAACGAGGTTCGAACGATGCGAAAAGGAGATACGCATATACCCGATAGTCCAAACTGGGGAATGAATGACCAAAACGATTGGCACAAAGCTTCTCAAGATATGGGCGTTTTGATTACACAAGAAAATCCTAATATTCTTGTGGTCGTGGAAGGAATCAACTGGTGGGGTCTGATTCCCGTTTTGGGATCGGGAGAACGTCCGCATTTGAAACCGATCAAGGATCTGCCGGTGCATCTTCCGCTTTCCAACAAACTGGTCTATGCGGCGCATAACTACGCGTATATCGGACCGAACCACAACGGAGACGATTCCACTTCGGGGAACAATATCAAATACAGGGATATGGACGAGAATACGTTTAAGTCCACGGTGTTCAACGAATGGGGTTACGTCGTAACGCCGGAAACGTATTATTCGGCGCCGGTTTGGTTGAGCGAGTTCGGCGCCTCTCCTTCCAACAGCGGCGCGACCGATCAGGAATGGCTCCGGAGATTGACGGACGTTTTGATCGAAAGAGATATGGACTTCGCCTATTGGCCGTTAAACGGAAACGACGAATGGGGGCTGTTATCGAGCGATTGGTCCAGAACCTTAAAAAGCGACTGGAGGTTCCAACATTTAAACAGACTTCTTTCCACAACGGGTAGAAGCGGAGCGATTCACGAGAATCATTTCTCCAATCTTTCCATCGGAGGAGGAAACGATAATTCTTCCACGCTCACAAACGATTGGGACAACGGAGCCAACAAAGGAACCTGCCCCGACGGTTATCGTTTGAACGGGCTGAGCACGAATCAGAAAGCGCTTTGTACGGATATCGGGACCGGAAATCTCTGGAATCCAAATCGCAACTACAACGTGCAGGCCGTTTACGAAACTTCCACTCGATATCACGGAACCGGAGATTGGGCCGGCGGATTTACGAAGTACGAATGTCCGACGAACTTTTACGTTTCCGGATTTTCAAAACGGTATTGGGGAACGAGCGGAATTCTCTGCGCGTCGAGCAATCGAAACTTGAGCAATTCCTGCAGAACGATTTGGTTTGATCGGGGAGACAATCGAACTTCGGTAAAAAGGGGGGATTGGGCGTTCGGTTCTTACAAGGGACAATGTTCGGACAACGAATACGTCGGCGGGATCGCGCAGAGAAACGGAGGAGCAAGCGCCCTACTCTGTTGTAGAATCAATCCGTAA
- a CDS encoding FecR domain-containing protein — MNLLPLRTVVYILVLSFTFSLGAQQAAVSEEKSLEEYKVKKNDSLTKIAKEVLNDPGKWKEFLKYNQIQNPSLIKEGMVLKVPVHLRKVVEIEGQPMAALELFHGVVEYSKKPKEGSPVWNSVSRNQILRDGESLKTGAKSGAFLAFVENETKVKIFEKSSFSVSKKAAPEIFLENGQLQADVKPGLLKTSKKVVQKLVISTPVAVVGVRGTKFYVNNEGEERTDVGCFEGTVNVAGSGKDVDVKAGFGTYVEKGKPPVEPFPIPSKIQIEKDFQNK, encoded by the coding sequence ATGAACCTTCTGCCTTTGAGAACTGTTGTGTATATTCTGGTGTTATCGTTTACGTTCTCCTTAGGAGCGCAACAAGCGGCCGTTTCCGAAGAAAAATCCTTAGAAGAATATAAGGTAAAAAAGAACGATTCTCTGACCAAGATCGCGAAGGAAGTTTTGAACGATCCGGGAAAGTGGAAAGAATTTTTAAAATACAATCAGATTCAAAATCCATCCTTGATTAAGGAAGGAATGGTTCTCAAAGTTCCCGTTCACTTGAGAAAGGTCGTCGAAATCGAAGGACAACCGATGGCCGCGTTGGAACTCTTTCACGGCGTCGTGGAATATTCTAAAAAACCGAAAGAAGGATCTCCCGTTTGGAATTCCGTTTCCAGAAATCAAATTTTAAGAGACGGAGAAAGTTTAAAAACCGGAGCGAAATCCGGAGCTTTCTTGGCATTCGTCGAAAACGAAACCAAGGTTAAGATTTTCGAAAAGTCGAGCTTCAGCGTTTCTAAAAAAGCCGCGCCCGAAATTTTTCTGGAAAACGGACAACTGCAAGCGGACGTAAAACCGGGACTTTTAAAAACCTCTAAAAAGGTCGTTCAGAAATTGGTGATCAGCACGCCCGTCGCGGTCGTCGGCGTAAGAGGAACCAAATTCTACGTAAACAACGAAGGTGAAGAACGAACCGACGTGGGATGTTTTGAAGGAACGGTTAACGTTGCCGGTTCCGGTAAGGACGTGGACGTAAAAGCGGGCTTCGGAACGTACGTGGAAAAAGGAAAACCTCCCGTGGAACCGTTTCCGATTCCGAGCAAGATTCAGATCGAAAAGGATTTTCAAAACAAATGA
- a CDS encoding PHP domain-containing protein, translating into MVFKKRIHPRVWSRLLGGIAFLGVTHLLTSFILKSDLEVRKNSPFQGDQIHSPYSQTEHRWLKLAFHLHSDRDGFSPFRSPPEEIQERYSEKNYDLIGITDYLKISGIESGNSKFFPGYEWGRDFNRKHILALGSETPIRDFFPLFASIGNIQWTIDQMQKSGSFVAVSHPGLEGSISYSILENLRGVDAVEVFSPYGNTFSDWVRLLDLGIPILAVSGDDLHYFPGESIRALKLPLYQRIFHELTFSDQNEGEAFVRYVLLNTNSVDRKEIVRNLKLGNYVSVVKATDYMDDPKITELKLEKNRIVAEFPETFVKLEFIGKNGKVLQEKIQMQKAEYTFRKEDEYAIVRAVFPSGVIYSNPFYRISEIKSEGK; encoded by the coding sequence ATGGTATTCAAAAAACGAATCCATCCTAGAGTTTGGTCCCGTCTGTTAGGCGGAATCGCGTTTTTAGGCGTTACTCATCTTTTGACTTCCTTCATCCTCAAAAGCGATCTTGAGGTTCGAAAAAATTCTCCCTTTCAAGGAGATCAAATTCATTCGCCTTATTCTCAGACGGAACACAGATGGTTGAAACTCGCGTTTCATCTTCATTCGGATCGGGACGGATTCTCCCCGTTTCGAAGTCCGCCCGAAGAAATTCAGGAACGATATTCCGAAAAGAATTACGACCTGATCGGAATCACGGATTATCTGAAAATCAGCGGAATCGAATCCGGGAATTCTAAATTTTTTCCCGGTTATGAATGGGGCAGGGACTTCAATCGAAAACACATTCTCGCGCTCGGTTCCGAAACTCCGATCCGCGATTTTTTTCCTCTCTTTGCTTCGATCGGAAACATTCAATGGACGATCGATCAGATGCAGAAGTCCGGTTCTTTTGTTGCGGTCAGTCATCCGGGTTTGGAAGGATCGATTTCTTATTCGATTCTCGAAAATCTGCGCGGCGTGGACGCGGTCGAAGTTTTTTCTCCGTATGGAAATACGTTTTCCGATTGGGTTCGTCTTTTGGATCTGGGAATTCCGATCTTAGCCGTGAGCGGGGATGATCTCCATTATTTTCCGGGAGAATCCATTCGCGCGCTGAAACTTCCTTTGTATCAAAGAATTTTTCACGAACTTACGTTTTCGGATCAGAACGAGGGAGAAGCGTTTGTTCGTTACGTCCTTCTCAACACGAATTCGGTGGATCGAAAGGAAATCGTCCGCAATTTGAAACTGGGAAATTACGTTTCGGTTGTAAAAGCGACGGATTATATGGACGATCCGAAGATCACCGAATTGAAATTGGAAAAGAATCGAATCGTCGCCGAGTTTCCGGAAACGTTCGTCAAACTGGAGTTCATCGGAAAAAACGGCAAGGTGCTCCAAGAGAAAATTCAGATGCAAAAAGCTGAATATACGTTTCGCAAAGAGGACGAATACGCGATCGTTCGCGCGGTCTTTCCTTCCGGTGTGATCTATTCGAATCCTTTTTACAGAATTTCGGAAATCAAATCGGAAGGAAAGTAA
- a CDS encoding LIC11966 family lipoprotein, producing the protein MKKQTTFTFLAAIVCILLLNTGCNSQDPISYNNKIMEIMNGSTDDMDALNDAMGKDDYVTAESIRKTWEEKLTKSAESLKSIGDFKGDSNLKNVSIKAVETYKNSVGSDYKQVIELRSGLKSGTKVDESKIDFLLNKINVDFEKAGYELNSASDKFEKDYNK; encoded by the coding sequence ATGAAAAAACAAACCACTTTTACGTTTCTTGCAGCGATCGTCTGCATTCTCCTTTTAAACACTGGCTGTAACTCCCAGGATCCGATATCGTATAACAACAAAATCATGGAAATCATGAACGGTTCTACGGATGACATGGACGCTCTAAACGACGCAATGGGAAAAGATGACTACGTCACTGCGGAATCCATAAGAAAGACCTGGGAAGAGAAACTGACAAAGTCAGCTGAAAGCCTAAAAAGTATCGGCGATTTTAAAGGAGATTCTAATCTTAAGAATGTTTCTATCAAAGCCGTTGAAACTTACAAAAATAGTGTGGGTAGCGACTACAAACAAGTGATCGAATTGCGTTCCGGTTTAAAAAGCGGAACCAAAGTTGACGAAAGTAAAATTGATTTTCTTTTGAATAAGATCAATGTCGATTTTGAAAAAGCCGGCTACGAGTTGAACTCCGCTTCGGACAAGTTCGAAAAGGACTATAACAAGTAA
- a CDS encoding DJ-1 family glyoxalase III, with the protein MPKVLVPFAEGMEEMEAVIIVDVLRRAAVEVVSAALKEGPIRASRGVQILADTTLDKIRLKDFDMIVLPGGGPGTKALGADPRIAEFLTEAKKENKWIGAICAAPSVLVHQNILTSSDRFTAFPGIVSDAPGYTGSRLEISGKIITSVGPGSAFEFSLELVKILCGEESMLKVKSALQLVS; encoded by the coding sequence ATGCCAAAAGTTTTGGTTCCTTTCGCGGAAGGAATGGAAGAAATGGAAGCCGTCATCATCGTGGACGTCCTTCGCAGAGCCGCGGTCGAAGTGGTCAGCGCGGCGCTCAAGGAAGGTCCTATCCGGGCTTCCCGAGGCGTTCAAATTCTCGCGGATACGACCCTCGACAAGATACGACTCAAAGACTTTGATATGATCGTTCTTCCCGGAGGCGGTCCCGGAACAAAAGCTCTCGGAGCGGATCCAAGAATCGCCGAATTTCTCACAGAAGCCAAAAAGGAAAACAAATGGATCGGCGCCATCTGTGCGGCTCCGAGTGTATTAGTACATCAGAATATTCTAACGTCATCGGATCGGTTCACGGCGTTTCCGGGAATCGTCTCGGACGCTCCGGGTTATACGGGTTCCCGTTTGGAAATTTCCGGCAAAATCATAACCAGCGTGGGTCCGGGTTCCGCTTTTGAATTTTCGCTCGAACTCGTAAAAATTCTTTGCGGGGAAGAATCCATGCTCAAAGTGAAATCGGCTCTGCAACTGGTTTCATGA